CCGACTCGGTCAGGTGCTGGGCACCGATCTGCGGCATGCCTACCGATTTAGGCTGGGTAGGCGAGTAGGGTTCGTTCGGAATGTTCGACGCCTTGACCGGTACTTCTTTGACTTCGGTCAGCGGCTTGCCGGTAGCGCGATCCAGCACGTAGATCTGCCCGGCCTTGGTGCCGATCACCAGCGCCGGTACGGTTTTGCCGTCCTTGGTGAAGTCGATCAGGCTCGGCTGCATCGGCAGGTCGAAGTCCCAGAGGTCGTTGTGCACGGTCTGGTAGACCCACTTTTCTTCGCCGCTGTTGGCGTCCAGCGCCAGGATCGAAGCACCGTAGGTGTGGTCGAGCTTGTTGCGTTCAACACCGTAAATGTCGGTGGAGGAACTGCCCATCGGCAGGAAGACCGTGTTGGTTGCCGGGTCGTAAGACATCGGCGCCCAGCTGTTCGGCGTGCTGCGAACATAGGTTTTGCCATCGGCCGGGGCCTTTTTATCCTGCGGGTTGCCCGGGTCGAAGGCCCAGCGCATTGCACCGGTCATCACGTCGAAACCACGGATCACGCCGCCCGGCATGTCGGTCTGCACGTTGTCCGCCACGCGACCGCCAACGACCACGGTGGTGCCGGCCATCAGTGGCGCGGAGGACAGTTGATAGTAGCTGTCCGGGACATCACCCAGACCGGCCTTCAGATCAACCTGGCCGTTGTTGCCGAAACCCTGGCAGAACTCGCCGGTGTCGGCATCGACCGCGATCAGTCGGGCGTCGATGGTGTTGGTCAGCAGACGGCGGGTGCAGTTGGCGGCAGGAGCGGCCGGGGTTTCGGTGACTGGCGAGCTGGCCGGTTTGGCGACGGCTGCGCTGGCATCGAAGTAGGCCATGCCACGGCAACGCTGCCAGACTTTGGACTTGGCGTTGATCGCGTTTTTCCAGAGTTCCTTGCCGGTGTCGGCATCCAGCGCAATCAGGTTGTTGTGCGGGGTGCAGATGAACACCTTGTTGCCGATCTGCAGCGGGGTCAGCTGGTCTTCAGCGCCGTTGCCGTCACTCTCGGCGATGTCGCCGGTGTGGTAGATCCACGCGACTTTCAACTTATCGACGTTGCTGCGGTTGATCTGGTCCAACGCAGCGAAGCGGCTGCCACCTTCGGTGTTGCCGTAGTGCGCCCAGTCTTTCTGCGCCTTTTCCGGCTCGACCGGGGTGAGGCCCGGGCCGGTGCCGGTAGGGGCGACGGTCGGGTGAGCCACGAACATGTTGCCGGCAGCCACGGCCAGGCCAGCTGCCAGAACAGCGGCAACGCCATACGCGCCGCGACCCGCAACGCCGCCATTGGCGCGCTTGAGCATCGGGTAGACCAGCGCAACCGCCAGACCTACGGCGCTGAACATGAACAGACGCGAGAACACCGGCCAGAACACCAGGCCCGCGTCGCTCACTGCCCAGATCGCAGTCCCGACCAGAAACGCCGCGAACAGCCAGGCGCCGGCAGGTTTGCGGCGAGCGATCAGCAGACCGGACAGGGTCATGACCAGACCACCCACCAGGAAGTACCAGGAGCCTCCCAGGCTGACCAATTTCACACCGCCAGCCGCCAGTGCCAGGCCGAGCAGGGCGATGATCACCCCGAGCCCGACCAGAATGAATGTTGATATGCCCGAGAGGCGTTGACTCTGCTTCACGTTGAATGTCCCGTTGAAATGAGGCGGGCAGTATATCGTTAGGTAACTACCTAGTTAAATCACTAATTCAGAATGAAAGGGGTTTTTGCGCTCAATGGTGCGACGAATCGACGCTGGCCTTGTCCTCGCGGGTCCTCAGGGACTATTGAAACGGTGGGAAAGTCTTTTATTTGCCAGCAGATATGGAATTTATGACAGGTTGAGCGCGGCTTGGTAGTTCCCGCCGAACAGGATCGGCGGGAGAGGGATTTGCGAGCTTAGTTAACCATCACCTCATCCAGTGCCCGCTCAAGCGTGCTGACGGTACGTTCGATGTTATGCAGCTTTTCCAGCCCGAACAGTCCGATACGGAAGGTCTGGAAGTCGGCCGGTTCGTCGCATTGCAGCGGCACCCCGGCGGCGATCTGCAGGCCGTGGCTGGCAAACTTCTTGCCGTTTTTGATATCGGCATCATCGGTGTAGCTCACCACGACGCCCGGGGCCTGAAAGCCGACGGCGGCCACGCTTTTGAAGCCCTTGCCGGTCAACATTGCGCGCACCCGGTCACCCAGAGCCTGTTGTTCGCTGCGGACCTTTTCGAAACCGTAGGCTTGGGTCTCGTTCATTACGTCGTTGAACCGCGCGAGGGAATCACTGGGCATGGTCGCGTGGTAGGCATGTCCGCCCTGTTCGTATGCCTGCATGATCTGCAGCCACTTCTTCAAGTCGCAGGCGAAACTGCTGCTTTGCGTGTGCTCGATGCGCTCGAGGGCCAAGGCACTGAACATCACAAGGGCGCAGCAAGGCGAGGCGCTCCAGCCTTTCTGCGGTGCGCTGATTAGCAGGTCGACGGCACATTTGTGCATATCAACCCAAAGCGTGCCGGAAGCGATGCAGTCCAGCACGAAGAGCCCACCCACCGCATGCACGGCGTCGCCGACGGCCCGCAGGTACTCGTCGGGCAGGATAATCCCTGATGAGGTTTCAACGTGGGGGGCGAAGACAATCTGCGGCTTGTGCGTGTGAATGGCTGCCAGGACTTCGTCCAGAGGCGGCGGGGCATAAGCCGCCTGGCGACCCGTTTCGACCGGTCGGGCTTTCAGCACCGTAGTGGCCGCCGGGATGTTGCCCGTCTCAAGGATCTGGCTCCAGCGATAACTGAACCAGCCATTGCGTATCACCAGACATTGCTGGCCGGTGGCGAACTGTCGTGCCACCGCTTCCATGCCGAAGGTGCCGCTGCCCGGAACCACCGCAACGCCCTCAGCGTTGTAGACCTGCTTCAGGGTCCTGGAAATGTTCTTCATGACGCCTTGGAATGACTGCGACATGTGGTTGAGCGAGCGGTCGGTGTAGACCACGGAGTACTCGACCAACCCCTCAGGATCGATACTCGGGTATAGCTTTGACATGGGGTGACTCCTTCTGTGATTCCCTGGCAGTCAAAAGATCTGGCGAACATCATCGGGAAGCAAGTTTAGGCAAAGGGCAGGGATGAGCTGAGTGAAATGCAGAAATGAGGATAGAGTGGTCATCAATGCCTCAATCGTTGTGTGAAAAATGAATCGTCCGCTGTTTGTTTCTCTGGATGGGCCAAAAGGAACCGGCAAAACCACATTACTGGAAGCGGTGACGGCAGTCCTGAGGGCCGACAACAAGAAAGTCATCCGGCTTTGCGAGAGAAAAAGCGATCCGCACCGGGGTGCCACCATGGCCCTCGTCAACGAACTCGCCAGAAATCACTCCCGGGATCTGGAGTGGGCGGTGTGTCAGCGCTTTGCAGATAGCCGGAGCTGGATTTCCCGGCACGTGCTGACTGAACAGCCGCCGGGCAGCATTATCCTGATTGATCGCTGGTATCCGTCGGACGCCGCGTTTCGCCATACCGTCCCGTTTGCAGAGATTCTCCGGTTGAACATCGAGCGAAACGTGCGGGTGCCTGACCTGCATGTCGGCGTCGTCACCGCGCCGGATATTTCATGGGCCAGGGCCAAGGCTCGGTCCAGAGGGCTGGGTGGTACGGTGATTCAGAAGCACGCGGAGCATGTCGCGTGTACGGAGATGTTCGAGCAAGCGGCTGCCGATCATGGCTGGGTCTTGTGCCGTAATGAAGGCACGATCGAAGACGCAACGATGCAGGTGGTTTCCGAGATCCGTAAATTGTTTGGCTGATCAAGAAAGACGCCGAGCAGCCAGCACCCCATTCAAAAACATCCGCTCAAGCGTCCGTGCCGAATCCGCATGGGCCGCACGTCCGCGTAGTTCGGCATCCACCAGCCCGTAGACCAGCGATATGAACAACTCGGTGAAGATCGCCGCGGTGATATCGATGCGAAACAGTCCTGCCTGCTGGCCTCTCAAAAAGAACCCGTCCAGCGCCTCCAGATAAAACAACCAGCGCCTGCCTCCCTGTTCCGGATCGAGGAAGTCGGGGCGGTATTGCGCCATCAGAAAGGCCAGCAGCTCGCGGTGGGCGAGGTGTTCCCGGATCAATCGGCGCAGCGCCTCCAGCGGTTCCAGGTGCTGCAGGCCGGCGTTGTCGATGATCAGCTTCAGCGTGCCCTCGGCGTGCTCTTCCAGTTTGGCTGTCAGGTTTTCCCGTGTCCCGCAGTAGCGGTGCAGGGTGGCCTTGCTCACGCCTGCCTGCTGCGCCAGTTCCTTCATTGTCGCCCGCGGCCGGTTGGCCACGGCCAGGGTCAGCGACTTGAGCAGCTGTTCATCATGGGAAATCGAGTTCATCAGAGGCCTTGAGCGGTGTTCATATAAGATTCACAAAATACTCACATGAGACATTATTGACTCATTAGGATTTGAAACGTAGCATTCGCGCCAAATTCGATCAAGCCTTGGGTGAGTTATGGGCAATTTGCGTGCGGTAGGAATGGCGGGTTCGCTGGCAGTCGCCATTGCGTTGGCCGGGTGTGGGCCGGCAAGTGAACAGGCGGCGGTGGCGGAAGTGGTGCGCCCGGTAGAAGTGGTGGCGGTGAAGACCGAGCCTTTGGCGCTGACATCAGAGCTGCCGGGCAGGGTGGAACCGATGCGCGTCGCGGAAGTGCGTGCTCGGGTGCCGGGCATCGTGATGCAGAAGCGTTTTGAAGAGGGCGCGGATGTGAAAGCCGGGGACCTGTTGTTCCAGATCGATCCGGCACCGCTCAAAGCCGCATTGTCGCGGGCTGAAGGTGAACTGGCTCGCGCTCAGTCCGTTGCGCTTGAGGCTCAGGCTCGGGTCAAACGTTATGAACCGCTGGTGAAGATCGAAGCGGTCAGCCAGCAGGATTTCGACAGCGCCATGGCGGATCTGCGCAGTGCTCAGGCGGCCACCCGTTCGGCCCAGGCCGATCTGCAAAGTGCCCGGCTGAACCTCGGTTATGCCTCGGTGACGGCACCGATTTCCGGCCGCGTCGGCCGTGCGCTGGTCACTGAAGGCGCCTTGGTCGGGCAGGGGGATGCGACGTTGATGGCGCGGATTCAGCAACTGGATCCGGTCTATGTCGACTTCACTCAATCGGCTGCCGACGCGCTGCGCCTGCGCGAATCGCTCAAGGACGGAAAACTCTCCGCCGCCGACAACAAGGCACTGTCGATTCGCGTCGATGGCACCCACTACGAGCGTCAGGGCGCGCTGATGTTTACCGATGTTGCGGTGGATCGCGGCACCGGGCAGGTCTCGTTGCGCGGCAAGTTCGCCAATACCGACGGCGTGCTGCTGCCGGGCATGTATGTCCGCGTGCGTACGCCACAGGGCACCGACAGCCAGGCCATTCTCGTGCCGCAACGCTCGGTGCAACGGGGCAGCGATGGCACTGCCCAGGTGATGGTGGTCGGCGCAGACGAGCGGGTCGAAGCGCGCAGTGTGGTGACCGGCGCCATGCAGGGTTCGCGCTGGCAGATCAGTGAAGGCTTGAAGGCGGG
This genomic window from Pseudomonas kribbensis contains:
- a CDS encoding glucose/quinate/shikimate family membrane-bound PQQ-dependent dehydrogenase — encoded protein: MKQSQRLSGISTFILVGLGVIIALLGLALAAGGVKLVSLGGSWYFLVGGLVMTLSGLLIARRKPAGAWLFAAFLVGTAIWAVSDAGLVFWPVFSRLFMFSAVGLAVALVYPMLKRANGGVAGRGAYGVAAVLAAGLAVAAGNMFVAHPTVAPTGTGPGLTPVEPEKAQKDWAHYGNTEGGSRFAALDQINRSNVDKLKVAWIYHTGDIAESDGNGAEDQLTPLQIGNKVFICTPHNNLIALDADTGKELWKNAINAKSKVWQRCRGMAYFDASAAVAKPASSPVTETPAAPAANCTRRLLTNTIDARLIAVDADTGEFCQGFGNNGQVDLKAGLGDVPDSYYQLSSAPLMAGTTVVVGGRVADNVQTDMPGGVIRGFDVMTGAMRWAFDPGNPQDKKAPADGKTYVRSTPNSWAPMSYDPATNTVFLPMGSSSTDIYGVERNKLDHTYGASILALDANSGEEKWVYQTVHNDLWDFDLPMQPSLIDFTKDGKTVPALVIGTKAGQIYVLDRATGKPLTEVKEVPVKASNIPNEPYSPTQPKSVGMPQIGAQHLTESDMWGATPYDQLLCRIDFKSMRYEGLYTAPGTDKSLSFPGSLGGMNWGSISTDPVHGFIFVNDMRLGLWIQMIPSQNKGEATSGGEALNTGMGAVPLKGTPYAVNKNRFLSVAGIPCQAPPFGTLTAIDMKTQKVAWQVPVGTVEDTGPLGIRMHLPIKIGLPTLGGTLSTQGGLIFIAGTQDFYLRAYNSGNGEEIWKARLPVGSQGGPMTYVSPKTGKQYVVITAGGARQSTDRGDYVMAYALP
- a CDS encoding aminotransferase class V-fold PLP-dependent enzyme, whose product is MSKLYPSIDPEGLVEYSVVYTDRSLNHMSQSFQGVMKNISRTLKQVYNAEGVAVVPGSGTFGMEAVARQFATGQQCLVIRNGWFSYRWSQILETGNIPAATTVLKARPVETGRQAAYAPPPLDEVLAAIHTHKPQIVFAPHVETSSGIILPDEYLRAVGDAVHAVGGLFVLDCIASGTLWVDMHKCAVDLLISAPQKGWSASPCCALVMFSALALERIEHTQSSSFACDLKKWLQIMQAYEQGGHAYHATMPSDSLARFNDVMNETQAYGFEKVRSEQQALGDRVRAMLTGKGFKSVAAVGFQAPGVVVSYTDDADIKNGKKFASHGLQIAAGVPLQCDEPADFQTFRIGLFGLEKLHNIERTVSTLERALDEVMVN
- a CDS encoding dTMP kinase; the protein is MNRPLFVSLDGPKGTGKTTLLEAVTAVLRADNKKVIRLCERKSDPHRGATMALVNELARNHSRDLEWAVCQRFADSRSWISRHVLTEQPPGSIILIDRWYPSDAAFRHTVPFAEILRLNIERNVRVPDLHVGVVTAPDISWARAKARSRGLGGTVIQKHAEHVACTEMFEQAAADHGWVLCRNEGTIEDATMQVVSEIRKLFG
- a CDS encoding TetR/AcrR family transcriptional regulator is translated as MNSISHDEQLLKSLTLAVANRPRATMKELAQQAGVSKATLHRYCGTRENLTAKLEEHAEGTLKLIIDNAGLQHLEPLEALRRLIREHLAHRELLAFLMAQYRPDFLDPEQGGRRWLFYLEALDGFFLRGQQAGLFRIDITAAIFTELFISLVYGLVDAELRGRAAHADSARTLERMFLNGVLAARRLS
- a CDS encoding MexC family multidrug efflux RND transporter periplasmic adaptor subunit encodes the protein MGNLRAVGMAGSLAVAIALAGCGPASEQAAVAEVVRPVEVVAVKTEPLALTSELPGRVEPMRVAEVRARVPGIVMQKRFEEGADVKAGDLLFQIDPAPLKAALSRAEGELARAQSVALEAQARVKRYEPLVKIEAVSQQDFDSAMADLRSAQAATRSAQADLQSARLNLGYASVTAPISGRVGRALVTEGALVGQGDATLMARIQQLDPVYVDFTQSAADALRLRESLKDGKLSAADNKALSIRVDGTHYERQGALMFTDVAVDRGTGQVSLRGKFANTDGVLLPGMYVRVRTPQGTDSQAILVPQRSVQRGSDGTAQVMVVGADERVEARSVVTGAMQGSRWQISEGLKAGDQVIVGGLAGLQPGAKVVPGQSQAVAQSSESKQ